A single region of the Verrucomicrobiia bacterium genome encodes:
- a CDS encoding glycosyltransferase — MELASPTAERATNRRGARIVVATYGSLGDLYPYIAIALGLKARGHEAIVATGECYRKKIEALGIGFRPVRPDSDWVTDPEVMRRMMHPRWGLVRVIREIWLPALRETYGDTLKAAEGADFLLAMQANYAGSLVAEKKGIPWASAMHIPLGFSSAYDPSLLPGFEGLSKQFRRLGPTFWKPLRSFLKRAARGWARPLYRLRDEIGLPPDTTVSPLTDGHAPLLHLALFSKRLADKQPDWPPQTVVTGFPWYDGDGEAGLPPALNRFLDEGPPPIVFTLGTAVAEDHSAREFFEHSAAAAKLLGRRAVLILKDPHNRPATLSEGVAAFDYARFSELFLRAGVIVHHGGIGTTGLAMRSGRPMLVMPCAWDQPDNAERAARLGIARIIPRHRYTAARVAAELRHLLDDPSYARRASEIGKQVSQEDGVQLACDALLGVLQASNSNRKFS; from the coding sequence GTGGAATTAGCCTCTCCCACAGCCGAGCGCGCAACAAATCGCCGCGGTGCGCGGATCGTCGTCGCCACGTACGGCTCGTTGGGCGACCTGTACCCGTACATCGCCATTGCCCTCGGCCTCAAGGCACGCGGACATGAGGCAATCGTCGCAACCGGCGAATGCTACCGAAAGAAAATCGAGGCGCTGGGAATCGGCTTCCGGCCAGTGCGACCGGACAGTGACTGGGTGACCGACCCCGAGGTGATGCGGCGAATGATGCACCCCCGCTGGGGTCTGGTCCGAGTCATTCGAGAAATCTGGCTGCCGGCGTTGCGAGAGACTTACGGAGATACATTGAAGGCAGCGGAAGGAGCGGACTTTCTGCTTGCGATGCAAGCCAACTATGCCGGTTCGCTTGTTGCCGAGAAGAAAGGTATTCCCTGGGCCTCAGCAATGCACATTCCACTCGGCTTCTCTTCGGCCTACGACCCTTCGCTGCTGCCCGGCTTTGAGGGTCTGTCGAAGCAATTCCGCCGGCTCGGCCCGACCTTCTGGAAGCCGTTGCGAAGTTTTCTCAAGCGGGCGGCGCGGGGCTGGGCCAGGCCGTTGTACCGTTTACGCGATGAAATCGGCCTGCCGCCCGACACGACCGTAAGCCCGCTGACCGATGGCCATGCTCCGTTGCTCCACTTGGCTTTGTTCTCCAAACGGCTCGCCGACAAGCAACCCGACTGGCCACCGCAAACCGTCGTCACCGGATTCCCGTGGTATGACGGGGATGGCGAAGCTGGCTTGCCGCCCGCTCTCAACCGATTTCTGGACGAGGGTCCGCCGCCCATCGTATTCACACTCGGTACGGCCGTGGCGGAAGACCACAGCGCGCGGGAATTCTTCGAACACAGCGCCGCCGCCGCGAAGTTGTTGGGCCGCCGAGCGGTCCTCATCCTCAAAGACCCTCATAACCGACCCGCGACATTGTCAGAGGGTGTCGCGGCCTTCGACTACGCCCGGTTCTCTGAACTGTTTCTGCGCGCAGGTGTCATCGTCCACCACGGCGGGATCGGCACGACGGGGCTGGCGATGCGGTCCGGGCGTCCCATGCTGGTGATGCCCTGCGCGTGGGACCAGCCGGACAATGCCGAGCGCGCCGCCCGGCTGGGCATCGCCCGCATTATTCCCCGCCACCGCTACACCGCCGCCCGCGTTGCGGCCGAGCTACGACACCTGCTCGACGATCCGTCCTACGCACGGCGCGCATCGGAGATCGGCAAGCAGGTAAGCCAGGAAGACGGCGTGCAGCTTGCCTGTGACGCTTTATTAGGAGTGCTTCAGGCGTCCAACTCTAACAGGAAGTTTTCTTAA
- a CDS encoding aldo/keto reductase, producing the protein MLATDDLRYTKIPLNNGSGAVPALGFGTLIPDSVATRVATRAALEAGFRLLDTAERYRTEKEVGEAMQEVFKEGRVKREDVVVVTKLWNTNHRPERVKPAFEASLQKLQLEFVDLYLIHTPFAFQPGDEQDPRDANGAVIYDKGVTLLDTWRALETLVDEGRCKAIGLSDVSLEQAKGIFDAARIKPAVVHVESHPYLPEWDLLNYCKKNGIVLQAFAALGHGMEPRLLEDPVITAIARRVNKTPAQVLLAWAIQRGTALLTTSKTSARIKENFDVSAIPEDAMREITEGIKTRVRLNSVVETGVPGFIPREKR; encoded by the coding sequence ATGCTGGCCACTGACGACCTTCGCTATACGAAGATACCTCTCAACAACGGCTCCGGTGCCGTCCCCGCACTCGGCTTTGGCACACTCATTCCCGACTCCGTCGCAACCAGGGTCGCGACCAGGGCGGCGCTGGAAGCAGGATTTCGCCTGCTCGACACTGCGGAACGTTACCGAACCGAAAAAGAGGTCGGGGAAGCGATGCAGGAAGTGTTCAAGGAAGGGAGGGTCAAGCGGGAGGACGTGGTTGTCGTCACGAAGCTCTGGAATACTAATCATCGTCCGGAACGCGTCAAACCCGCTTTCGAGGCAAGTCTCCAGAAACTCCAACTCGAGTTCGTCGATCTCTATCTCATCCACACCCCTTTTGCCTTCCAACCTGGAGACGAGCAAGACCCAAGGGATGCAAACGGCGCGGTGATCTATGACAAAGGGGTGACGTTGCTCGATACCTGGAGGGCGCTGGAGACACTGGTGGACGAAGGCAGGTGCAAGGCTATCGGATTATCCGATGTCAGTCTGGAACAGGCGAAAGGAATCTTTGATGCCGCGAGGATCAAGCCCGCGGTAGTTCACGTCGAATCCCATCCGTACCTTCCGGAATGGGATCTTTTGAACTATTGCAAAAAGAATGGCATCGTGCTGCAAGCATTCGCCGCGCTGGGGCATGGCATGGAGCCCCGGTTGCTGGAAGATCCTGTCATCACCGCCATCGCCAGGCGAGTCAACAAGACCCCGGCGCAGGTTTTGCTCGCTTGGGCTATCCAGCGCGGGACGGCTCTCCTGACCACCTCGAAGACTTCCGCCCGCATCAAGGAGAACTTCGACGTCTCAGCCATTCCTGAAGACGCCATGAGGGAGATCACTGAAGGAATCAAGACTCGGGTCCGGCTTAATTCCGTCGTGGAAACCGGCGTTCCCGGGTTTATTCCAAGAGAAAAGCGATGA
- a CDS encoding alpha/beta hydrolase: MTQPTSYRTVKIDGLSIFYREAGPKDAPTLLLLHGLPSSSRMFEPLFARLSDRYHLVAPDYPGFGHSDAPTPKEFSYTFDNIANVMNHFTEALNLTKYTLYMQDYGGPVGFRMALAHPDRVEALIVQDAVAHNEGLGANWKTRRAFWADRASNEAALRKNLLSLETTRTRHVGNDPHLERYDPDLWTDEYAFLNKPGEADIQTDLFYDYRTNVDSYPKWQAWMQKTQPRLLVIWGKYELSFDPSEPEAYRRDVPKAEVHVVDGGHFALDTAADEIANLVRRFLSNKP; encoded by the coding sequence ATGACCCAACCCACCTCGTACCGTACCGTAAAAATCGACGGACTCTCCATCTTCTACCGCGAGGCCGGACCGAAAGACGCCCCAACCCTTCTGCTGCTTCATGGACTCCCGTCGTCATCCCGCATGTTCGAACCGCTCTTCGCCCGGCTCTCCGATCGCTATCACCTGGTCGCTCCCGACTATCCGGGCTTCGGACACAGCGACGCGCCGACGCCGAAAGAATTTTCCTACACCTTCGACAACATCGCCAACGTGATGAACCACTTCACCGAGGCCTTGAACCTGACGAAGTACACCCTCTACATGCAGGACTACGGTGGCCCCGTCGGTTTTCGGATGGCGCTCGCCCACCCGGATCGCGTCGAAGCCCTGATCGTCCAGGATGCTGTTGCCCACAACGAAGGCCTCGGCGCGAACTGGAAGACCAGGCGCGCGTTCTGGGCGGACCGCGCCTCAAACGAAGCCGCATTACGTAAGAACCTGCTCTCCCTCGAGACCACACGGACGCGGCATGTGGGCAATGACCCACACCTCGAGAGGTACGATCCCGATCTTTGGACCGACGAATACGCGTTCCTGAACAAGCCCGGCGAAGCCGACATCCAGACCGATCTATTCTACGACTACCGCACCAACGTGGACTCCTACCCCAAGTGGCAGGCCTGGATGCAAAAGACCCAGCCGCGCCTGCTGGTGATCTGGGGGAAATACGAACTCTCGTTCGACCCCTCGGAGCCGGAAGCCTATCGCCGCGACGTGCCGAAGGCGGAAGTGCACGTCGTCGATGGCGGGCACTTTGCCCTCGATACCGCCGCCGATGAAATCGCCAATCTCGTCCGCCGTTTCCTGTCGAACAAACCCTAG
- a CDS encoding alpha/beta hydrolase: MPYITVGKENSGNIDLYYEDHGSGQPVVLIHGYPLNGASWEKQVPALLSAGHRVITYDRRGFGKSSQPTTGYHYDTFAEDLRKLITHLKLRDFVLVGFSMGGGEVARYLGKYGSKDVSKAVILSGVPPYLLKTPDNPEGVDKKVFTGIETAIKADRYAFFTEFFKNFYNTDVLMGKRVSEQTVQASWNVAATSSATATFECVSTWYSDFRKDVARIDVPTLVMHGDADRILPITAAGPRTAKLIKGALLVVVEGGPHCITWTHPEIVNRELLAFLGKPTETARQSPLGKVESGKKSAQPVSKR, encoded by the coding sequence ATGCCCTACATTACTGTCGGCAAGGAAAACTCGGGGAACATCGATCTCTACTACGAGGACCACGGTTCTGGTCAGCCGGTTGTCTTGATCCACGGATATCCACTGAACGGTGCCTCATGGGAGAAGCAGGTGCCGGCTCTGTTGAGCGCGGGACACCGTGTCATCACCTATGATCGCCGAGGGTTCGGCAAGTCCAGCCAGCCAACAACGGGCTACCACTACGACACCTTCGCCGAGGATTTGCGCAAACTGATAACACATCTCAAATTGCGTGATTTCGTGTTGGTTGGTTTCTCGATGGGTGGCGGCGAAGTGGCGCGCTACCTCGGAAAATACGGATCGAAGGACGTGAGCAAGGCGGTGATCCTTTCCGGAGTGCCTCCGTACCTTCTCAAGACGCCGGACAATCCAGAAGGCGTGGACAAAAAAGTCTTCACGGGGATCGAGACCGCCATCAAGGCCGATCGTTACGCGTTTTTCACCGAATTCTTCAAGAATTTCTACAACACCGATGTGTTGATGGGAAAGCGCGTCAGCGAGCAAACGGTGCAGGCCAGTTGGAATGTCGCAGCCACCTCCTCGGCTACGGCCACGTTCGAGTGCGTGAGCACGTGGTACAGTGACTTCCGTAAAGATGTGGCACGCATCGACGTGCCCACACTGGTCATGCACGGCGATGCCGATCGGATTCTTCCCATCACCGCTGCGGGACCGCGCACCGCCAAACTTATCAAGGGAGCCCTTCTGGTAGTAGTAGAAGGTGGGCCGCACTGTATCACCTGGACGCACCCGGAAATCGTGAACCGCGAGCTGTTGGCTTTTCTGGGAAAGCCAACCGAAACGGCCCGTCAAAGTCCGTTGGGAAAAGTCGAGAGTGGTAAGAAGTCAGCACAGCCGGTGTCGAAACGATAA
- a CDS encoding ATP-binding protein, whose protein sequence is MATLFLICGLPGAGKTTLAKRLEVSRSVLRFSPDEWIARIMKDPSDTVELDRLRDPVESLQWDVAQKALNLGLSVILENGFWARQERTIFQSKARALGASVELHFLDVPKDELWNRLNKRNADRLEGSFVVTKQQLDSWWTSFEPPTTDEFNTYDNYQGEQVNSVKASKTAP, encoded by the coding sequence ATGGCGACTCTTTTCCTAATTTGCGGACTACCTGGCGCGGGAAAAACCACCCTTGCCAAACGACTGGAAGTGTCGCGCTCCGTGCTGCGATTTTCGCCTGATGAATGGATCGCGAGGATCATGAAAGATCCCTCGGATACAGTCGAATTGGATCGACTGCGCGACCCGGTGGAATCATTGCAATGGGACGTGGCGCAGAAAGCCCTCAATCTCGGGCTAAGCGTTATCTTGGAAAATGGCTTTTGGGCCAGACAAGAGAGAACGATATTTCAATCCAAAGCCCGCGCGCTGGGTGCAAGTGTCGAACTCCACTTTCTCGACGTCCCCAAGGATGAATTGTGGAATCGATTGAACAAAAGGAATGCCGACCGACTAGAGGGCTCATTCGTCGTCACGAAGCAACAACTTGATTCATGGTGGACTTCCTTCGAGCCGCCAACCACCGACGAATTCAACACCTACGACAATTACCAGGGCGAACAGGTCAATTCCGTGAAGGCGTCGAAAACTGCTCCCTGA
- a CDS encoding putative quinol monooxygenase has translation MLIVHVHVHVKPENVEAFKQACVENARESVKEPGIARFDVVQQADDPTRFVLVEVYRTADAPAKHKETAHYAKWRDTVAPMMAEPRTSAKFGEVFWTE, from the coding sequence ATGTTGATTGTTCACGTTCACGTCCATGTGAAACCGGAAAACGTCGAGGCCTTCAAACAAGCCTGCGTCGAAAACGCGCGGGAGAGCGTGAAGGAGCCCGGCATCGCCCGCTTCGACGTGGTGCAGCAAGCCGACGATCCCACACGCTTTGTGTTGGTGGAGGTTTATCGCACGGCCGACGCGCCCGCAAAACACAAGGAGACCGCGCACTACGCCAAGTGGCGCGACACTGTCGCCCCGATGATGGCCGAGCCGCGGACGAGCGCGAAGTTTGGCGAGGTTTTTTGGACGGAGTAA
- a CDS encoding ABC transporter permease: MFRSNSGSSLHYSAMHVFLLRRVGSLVVALFVASIAVFLLVRAVPGDPARLLLKNPTPERIAAIRQRLSLDRPLAVQYWIWFKNAIGRGSFGESIVTGRDVKEDLARTWPATIELSIVALLIATAAGVWLGIFCARHAGTWKDALGTTVSLVGLSVPVFWLGLLAMLLFSLQLGWLPAGERGGLDHLILPALVLATIPAAFVARVARTAVLETLGQDFIRTARAKGVSEHTVLYRHALRAALVPIVTMIGVEFAYLLGGAVLTETVFAWPGIGRYIATAVLARDYPAIQGALLALVAMVMIANFAVDIAHHALDPKLRR, translated from the coding sequence ATGTTTCGCAGCAACAGCGGCTCATCATTACACTACTCCGCCATGCACGTGTTCCTGCTGCGGCGGGTGGGGTCGCTGGTGGTGGCGCTGTTCGTCGCCAGCATCGCGGTCTTCCTGCTCGTGCGCGCGGTACCTGGGGACCCAGCGCGGTTGCTCCTGAAAAATCCGACACCGGAACGGATCGCGGCGATTCGGCAACGACTTTCCCTTGACCGTCCGCTTGCCGTGCAATACTGGATTTGGTTCAAGAATGCGATCGGGCGCGGGAGTTTTGGTGAGTCCATTGTCACGGGCCGCGATGTGAAGGAAGACTTGGCGCGGACGTGGCCCGCAACGATTGAACTTTCTATTGTGGCCCTCTTGATCGCCACCGCCGCCGGTGTGTGGCTTGGGATCTTTTGCGCGCGCCATGCGGGCACGTGGAAAGACGCGCTTGGGACGACAGTGAGTCTCGTCGGTCTCAGCGTGCCGGTCTTCTGGCTGGGATTGCTCGCGATGTTGCTGTTTTCGCTGCAACTCGGCTGGCTGCCGGCGGGTGAACGCGGCGGCCTCGATCATCTCATTTTGCCGGCGCTCGTGCTGGCGACGATCCCGGCCGCGTTCGTCGCGCGGGTGGCGCGGACCGCCGTGCTGGAAACGCTGGGTCAGGATTTTATCCGAACAGCCCGGGCCAAGGGCGTGAGCGAACACACCGTTCTTTATCGCCACGCGCTGCGCGCGGCGTTGGTTCCGATCGTGACGATGATCGGGGTCGAGTTCGCATATCTGCTGGGTGGCGCGGTATTGACAGAAACAGTGTTCGCCTGGCCGGGAATCGGGCGTTACATCGCCACTGCCGTGCTGGCTCGGGATTACCCCGCGATTCAAGGTGCGCTGCTTGCGCTCGTGGCCATGGTGATGATCGCGAATTTCGCGGTGGACATCGCGCATCACGCACTCGATCCGAAACTACGGCGATGA
- a CDS encoding ABC transporter permease — MKRRNSLLWVGSTMLTVVILAAALAGAISAHGPTEQVYRDLALAAPSWSHWVGVDGVGRDVLTRLLYGARATLGIALGATAIAILLGTVLGAAAGILKGWFDAAISHATDFLLAFPSILLVLVALTILSPSPTSVAIAVGIASLPTVVRQVRAAFVSEGAKEYVLAARATGAGQWRIAALEILPNCAGLILVLTTLTLGSAVLEAAGLAFLGLTGQPDVPEWGMMLREERSTFRIAPWLCVAPGLAITWTVLSFNLISDGLRQRWR; from the coding sequence ATGAAGCGCAGGAATTCACTTCTCTGGGTCGGTTCCACGATGCTAACCGTGGTGATTCTCGCGGCAGCACTGGCGGGCGCGATCTCCGCGCATGGGCCAACAGAGCAAGTCTATCGCGACCTCGCTCTCGCCGCGCCGTCGTGGTCGCACTGGGTCGGAGTGGACGGAGTGGGCCGCGACGTACTAACGCGACTGCTGTACGGCGCGCGGGCGACACTGGGCATTGCTCTTGGAGCCACCGCGATTGCAATCTTGCTGGGAACCGTCCTCGGAGCGGCTGCGGGTATTCTGAAAGGATGGTTCGATGCGGCCATCAGCCACGCAACAGATTTCCTGTTGGCATTCCCCTCGATCCTGCTTGTGCTCGTCGCGTTGACAATCCTCTCCCCATCGCCCACGAGCGTTGCCATCGCGGTTGGCATTGCGAGCTTGCCAACCGTCGTGCGACAGGTACGTGCGGCCTTCGTGTCGGAAGGTGCGAAGGAATACGTGCTTGCGGCGCGGGCCACTGGCGCGGGTCAGTGGCGCATCGCCGCCTTGGAAATTCTGCCGAACTGCGCGGGACTGATCCTCGTGCTGACAACCCTCACGCTCGGCAGCGCCGTGCTCGAAGCCGCCGGGTTGGCGTTTCTCGGGTTGACGGGCCAGCCTGACGTGCCGGAATGGGGCATGATGTTGCGCGAAGAACGCAGCACGTTCCGCATCGCACCCTGGCTCTGCGTCGCGCCCGGCCTGGCCATCACCTGGACCGTGTTGTCCTTCAACCTCATCAGTGACGGCTTGCGCCAACGCTGGCGGTGA
- a CDS encoding DUF2092 domain-containing protein, with the protein MKEPGRTIHPNTHRLHSILAVFALAGLWTVSIFGADVKPTDAKPVVDPSADKLLKRMGDYLAQAPFFSVNAEIWQDVQLGSGQQVQAGRTVGLQVRRPDRFHAEVHSTRRNRELFYDGKSLTLLDRVQNFYGSVPAPASLDQALDAASDRFGIEMPLEDLIVSDPYESAVRKIVSGRDIGPVTVLGTPCEHLAFSLGRVDWQIWIEDGMKPVPRKIVITYKDEEGTPEYTAIFSNWDFQTKPPDFLFVFEPPSGASKIDVEEIKARNQTHQQEGK; encoded by the coding sequence ATGAAAGAACCGGGCCGAACGATCCATCCCAACACCCACAGGTTGCATTCGATTCTCGCTGTTTTCGCGCTGGCAGGTCTTTGGACCGTATCCATCTTCGGGGCGGATGTGAAGCCGACGGATGCAAAGCCGGTCGTCGATCCCTCAGCGGACAAACTGTTAAAGCGTATGGGTGATTACCTGGCGCAAGCTCCCTTTTTCTCCGTGAACGCGGAGATATGGCAGGACGTGCAATTGGGCTCGGGACAGCAAGTCCAGGCCGGTCGAACCGTTGGACTTCAAGTGCGCCGTCCTGACCGTTTCCACGCGGAGGTGCATTCCACACGTCGCAATCGCGAGTTGTTTTATGATGGCAAGTCGTTAACCCTTCTCGATCGCGTGCAGAATTTCTACGGGAGCGTTCCCGCCCCGGCTTCGCTTGACCAGGCGCTGGACGCCGCCAGCGATCGCTTCGGAATCGAGATGCCGCTGGAAGACCTCATCGTCAGCGATCCTTACGAAAGCGCCGTGCGGAAGATCGTTTCGGGGCGGGACATCGGCCCGGTAACAGTTCTCGGCACGCCCTGTGAACACCTCGCGTTCTCGTTGGGCAGAGTTGATTGGCAGATCTGGATCGAGGATGGTATGAAGCCGGTACCCCGCAAAATCGTCATTACCTATAAGGATGAGGAAGGCACCCCGGAATACACGGCGATTTTCTCCAACTGGGATTTTCAAACCAAACCGCCCGACTTCCTGTTCGTTTTCGAGCCGCCGTCGGGAGCCTCGAAGATCGATGTGGAAGAGATCAAAGCCAGAAATCAAACGCATCAACAAGAGGGCAAATAA
- a CDS encoding DUF6515 family protein codes for MRFANSILRRKIWVSLTALLVAWPLLYAQRQLPGGRPEPAQRSEPARAPVQHSQPAFVNRSNHGSVRHVDEHPAPRPVQRPFDGPHNFNMHHDVYVHHDVDVDFHHRRHWNNFRFGARFAILPVGCVSVVVGGSPYYYDDGLYYQPADGGYQEVYPPVGADVPELPDGAVAIDAGGQTYYYAGGAFYVQQGDGYVIAPTPIGVTVPELPPGAIQVVVNGGIAYQFNGIYYQPVFVDGVTQYTTFLP; via the coding sequence ATGAGATTTGCCAATTCCATTTTGCGCCGAAAAATCTGGGTCAGCCTGACTGCGCTTTTGGTCGCATGGCCGCTCCTTTACGCACAGCGCCAGCTACCAGGCGGTCGTCCTGAGCCCGCACAGCGCAGCGAACCCGCGCGTGCACCCGTACAACACAGTCAACCTGCGTTCGTCAACCGTTCCAACCATGGAAGCGTCCGGCATGTGGACGAACATCCCGCTCCCCGACCGGTCCAGCGACCGTTCGACGGGCCCCATAATTTCAACATGCATCACGACGTCTACGTGCATCACGACGTTGATGTGGACTTCCATCACCGGCGGCATTGGAACAACTTTAGGTTTGGTGCGCGGTTTGCCATCCTGCCGGTGGGATGCGTATCGGTCGTGGTGGGTGGGTCCCCCTATTACTACGACGATGGCCTCTACTACCAACCAGCGGATGGGGGCTACCAGGAAGTTTATCCGCCGGTCGGAGCGGACGTGCCGGAATTGCCCGATGGCGCGGTCGCCATCGATGCCGGAGGCCAGACATATTATTATGCCGGCGGCGCGTTTTATGTGCAGCAGGGCGATGGCTATGTCATCGCGCCTACACCAATCGGGGTTACAGTCCCAGAACTGCCGCCCGGGGCCATACAGGTGGTTGTCAACGGCGGCATCGCGTATCAATTCAACGGGATTTACTACCAACCCGTGTTCGTCGACGGCGTGACCCAGTACACGACCTTCCTGCCCTGA
- a CDS encoding (Fe-S)-binding protein: MHSQNLLQQLDYSVLQQCIHCGMCLPTCPTYEATKHETSSPRGRIALMRAVADGRLAPNSPQFADEMYFCLGCLACETVCPAGVNYAEMIEYARAEVESSGAKAGAQRNLIRAFALRWLFARPHRLRFIAKLLRFDEAVGFSRALALLLPRRLRELRAQQPKICDKFSFDLIRETESPTTPHRYRVGLLVGCVQDVAYSDVNRDTVDVLLANGCEVFTPRKQSCCGSLMGHNGELDLGRKLARQNLDAFPFKELDAIIVNSAGCGSFMKRYGHLLPDDPRARLWDEKVYDIHEWLVKIGIQTPREGTRSTTVRVTYHEACHLVHGQKISQQPRELLRAIPGVELVELPEATWCCGSAGIYNITQPEMSRALLERKVKHIAATGAPIVATGNPGCIGQIRYGVRESGLDIKVVHPVTLLARAYRGEM, encoded by the coding sequence ATGCACTCGCAGAACCTTCTTCAGCAGCTGGACTACTCCGTCCTGCAGCAATGCATTCATTGCGGGATGTGCTTGCCGACGTGTCCCACGTACGAAGCAACGAAGCATGAGACCAGCAGCCCGCGCGGGCGCATTGCGCTGATGCGGGCGGTGGCGGACGGGCGGCTCGCGCCGAATTCCCCGCAGTTCGCCGACGAAATGTATTTCTGTCTCGGCTGCCTGGCCTGCGAGACTGTTTGTCCCGCGGGCGTGAACTACGCGGAGATGATTGAGTACGCCCGCGCGGAAGTGGAATCCAGCGGAGCGAAAGCCGGCGCGCAACGAAACCTCATTCGCGCGTTCGCGCTGCGGTGGTTGTTCGCCAGGCCCCACCGGCTGCGGTTCATCGCGAAGCTTCTCCGTTTCGATGAAGCCGTTGGTTTTTCCCGGGCCCTCGCATTGCTTCTGCCGCGCCGCCTGCGGGAACTGCGCGCGCAGCAGCCGAAGATTTGCGACAAGTTCTCCTTCGATTTGATACGGGAAACCGAATCACCCACGACTCCTCATCGCTATCGCGTCGGTTTGCTGGTGGGCTGCGTGCAGGATGTCGCGTACTCGGATGTGAACCGCGATACCGTGGACGTATTGCTGGCGAACGGTTGCGAAGTCTTCACGCCGCGAAAGCAGTCTTGCTGTGGTTCTTTGATGGGACACAACGGCGAACTCGATTTGGGGAGAAAGCTGGCGCGCCAAAACCTCGATGCCTTTCCGTTTAAAGAGCTCGATGCAATCATCGTCAACAGCGCCGGTTGCGGTTCTTTCATGAAACGTTACGGGCATTTGCTACCGGACGATCCGCGCGCCAGGCTCTGGGATGAGAAGGTCTATGACATCCATGAGTGGCTGGTGAAGATTGGCATCCAAACGCCGCGTGAGGGCACGCGGTCTACAACGGTGCGCGTCACGTACCACGAGGCGTGTCATCTCGTGCACGGCCAGAAGATCTCGCAACAACCACGCGAACTGCTGCGCGCGATTCCCGGTGTGGAACTGGTTGAGTTACCCGAGGCTACATGGTGCTGCGGGTCGGCGGGCATTTATAATATCACCCAGCCGGAGATGAGCCGGGCGCTGTTGGAACGCAAAGTGAAACACATTGCCGCAACCGGCGCGCCGATCGTCGCGACCGGCAACCCCGGATGCATCGGGCAGATCCGGTACGGGGTGCGGGAGTCCGGATTGGATATCAAGGTCGTGCACCCCGTCACACTTCTGGCACGAGCCTATCGCGGTGAGATGTAA